A window from Betta splendens chromosome 1, fBetSpl5.4, whole genome shotgun sequence encodes these proteins:
- the si:dkey-246e1.3 gene encoding uncharacterized protein si:dkey-246e1.3 isoform X4 has protein sequence MTTDSFQPNGTVAWGQQDEDGGSRVFNITLIALSLCVLTITGLYAITVCYSRTRKQEAAKDNSRIYYIYSNPLPVGLKEEEEQRRQKAAQDSEEQAALSLTPSLQEYARDPNSGVTLDPPVFYMQL, from the exons ATGACGACAGACAGCTTCCAGCCCAACGGGACCGTAGCGTGGGGACAGCAGGACGAGGACGGAG GGTCCAGAGTGTTTAACATCACCCTCATCGCTCTGTCCTTGtgtgtcctcaccatcaccggCCTCTACGCCATCACTGTCTGCTACAGCCGCACCAG gaaacaggaagctgcaaaGGACAACTCCCGGATCTACTACATCTACAGCAACCCGCTGCCCGTGGGGctaaaagaggaagaggagcagaggaggcagaaggcagCCCAGGATTCAGAGGAGCAGGCCGCCCTGTCGCTGACCCCGTCACTTCAAGAGTACGCCAGAGATCCAAACAGTGGCGTCACCCTGGACCCCCCCGTATTTTACATGCAGCTGTAG
- the cusr gene encoding uncharacterized protein cusr, protein MCLLTTALLFYLLDSVSCLRFLASFNMGGVTGQVQFDNIYHTATVNVSGAGSCGSLNFSLTGFPVMFGHFAQPCSEANIGASVFTFRAASVSKVNVSHVFKQRSGLDDFSLTLRTCKGTLVCTAVHQGQTFLTRQARFYEPVAGNVYIRHNQEQTKPRLLADLIATGQVNTSQTNVTLFGHVSQATSCDTLLENLNESSLAILGVVKVGTPSQPMKSYLDLTSFNINNGFLLLSVGSGLRCAQLYDVPEKGVRAVVNMRGIRGHLGFYQASPFDVTVMTVSLSNLQGIVGPYHVHNFPVPSVRSPIPSMCSNNNVGGHWNPFGINASNPSYPKVPGSTHDKYELGDLSAKHMSLAGKNNSNMVFEDFNLPLFGANSIVGRSVVIHLTNGSRYVCASISYPGDVVVARATFRSPVVGEIRFTQLQNQPLSDVSIFTDLSYGNPGMTPTRNHNWHVHKYPISSERDDDEKRCGTTDAHWNPFKVSTQDSSYALHCGPSTPLCCEVGDLCSKTNTINLGTTVGAVETKNFFTDVTSWVPGMIGRSVVIHQADKGGPRIACANITLVRVPKASVGRWFGHETPVGQVYFSQAVPQGPTTISLFLNNLDSLAGGYHVHMLPIKPGSVEPCSNANIRGHFNPFAWKASNSPAPRAGTVDQYEVGDISGKFGMLNGLNKTDAIYLDPDMPLTGPYSILGRSLVVHYINGSRMMCADILAEKDEDAQWTVAKAVFNGTVTGTILMRQLVFADGSSSDMTLEVTLQSATVQNTSAVSLFITNNRIGANSSHCNNVGDVYNPFNMTSMSSSCTLDTPQSCVVGEVSVRHGPVSLTERQLYTDSIVQLSGDNTVVHRSLVLRNGNVTIGCADILPESPSAKLSFTRVPSFSRYDFRRRVSDVLRLKIARITILPNSPQSAAGGQCQEVNFMVSGDVNKNLLNSVKTSKTMGKFRESYQCTSGAGLLLVSKVLLSGLMFAAASLLQYTTYL, encoded by the exons ATGTGCCTTCTGACAACTGCTCTGCTCTTCTATTTACTTG ATTCTGTATCTTGTCTTCGGTTTCTGGCTTCTTTCAACATGGGGGGAGTCACAGGACAGGTGCAGTTTGACAACATCTATCACACAGCCACTGTCAACGTATCTGGTGCCGGATCCTGCGGCTCACTTAACTTTTCCCTCACCGGCTTTCCTGTGATGTTCGGCCATTTTGCACAACCGTGCTCAGAAGCGAACATCGGCGCCAGTGTCTTTACCTTCAGAGCTGCGTCCGTATCCAAGGTCAATGTGTCCCACGTGTTCAAACAGAGGTCGGGCCTGGATGACTTCTCCTTAACTTTGCGGACGTGTAAGGGCACCTTAGTTTGCACGGCTGTACACCAAGGTCAAACATTCTTGACCCGTCAGGCCAGGTTCTATGAACCAGTTGCAGGTAATGTGTACATCCGCCATAACCAGGAGCAGACAAAACCCAGACTTCTTGCAGACCTTATAGCAACCGGACAAGTAAATACCTCACAAACCAACGTCACTCTCTTTGGACATGTGAGTCAGGCAACAAGTTGTGACACTCTTCTTGAAAACCTAAATGAGTCCAGTTTGGCCATTCTGGGTGTGGTAAAGGTGGGAACCCCTTCACAGCCCATGAAATCCTATCTGGACCTCACCAGTTTCAACATTAACAATGGCTTTCTTCTTTTATCCGTGGGCTCAGGTTTAAGGTGTGCTCAGCTTTATGATGTTCCAGAAAAAGGGGTCAGGGCTGTTGTGAACATGAGAGGAATCAGAGGACACCTCGGCTTTTATCAAGCTTCCCCATTTGATGTCACAGTGATGACAGTGAGCCTGTCTAATCTGCAGGGCATCGTTGGCCCCTACCACGTCCACAACTTCCCCGTGCCCTCTGTCCGGTCACCAATACCTAGCATGTGCTCAAACAATAATGTGGGCGGTCACTGGAATCCCTTTGGTATCAACGCAAGCAACCCATCTTATCCAAAAGTGCCTGGCTCAACACACGACAAGTATGAGCTCGGTGACCTAAGTGCCAAGCACATGTCCCTTGCGGGTAAAAATAATTCTAACATGGTGTTTGAAGACTTCAACCTTCCTCTGTTTGGGGCGAACAGCATCGTAGGCCGCTCTGTTGTAATTCATCTAACAAATGGTTCCAGGTATGTGTGCGCCAGCATCAGCTATCCAGGCGACGTGGTCGTAGCCAGGGCAACATTTCGCAGCCCAGTGGTTGGTGAGATCCGGTTCACTCAGCTCCAAAACCAGCCTCTGTCTGACGTTTCCATCTTCACGGATCTGTCCTACGGGAATCCCGGCATGACACCAACCAGGAACCACAACTGGCATGTTCACAAGTACCCCATTAGCTCAGAGCGGGATGACGATGAAAAGCGGTGCGGCACGACGGATGCGCACTGGAACCCCTTCAAAGTCAGCACACAGGACAGCAGCTACGCCCTCCACTGTGGCCCGTCCACTCCCCTTTGCTGTGAGGTGGGAGACCtgtgcagcaaaacaaacacaatcaacCTCGGCACCACTGTGGGAGCGGTAGAAACAAAAAACTTCTTCACGGATGTCACGTCCTGGGTGCCTGGCATGATCGGCCGCTCTGTGGTCATACATCAGGCAGATAAAGGAGGACCACGGATTGCCTGTGCCAACATTACATTGGTACGGGTCCCCAAAGCAAGCGTGGGTCGTTGGTTTGGTCACGAGACCCCCGTTGGGCAAGTATACTTCTCCCAGGCTGTCCCACAAGGCCCAACAACTATAAGCCTATTTCTGAATAACCTTGACTCCTTAGCAGGGGGCTATCATGTCCACATGCTGCCCATTAAACCTGGCAGCGTAGAGCCCTGCTCTAATGCAAACATCAGGGGCCACTTCAACCCTTTTGCATGGAAGGCATCGAACTCCCCGGCGCCAAGAGCCGGCACAGTGGACCAGTATGAGGTTGGAGACATCAGTGGGAAGTTTGGCATGCTGAACGGCCTGAATAAAACGGATGCTATATACTTGGACCCTGACATGCCACTGACTGGACCCTACAGCATATTGGGAAGGTCTTTGGTCGTTCACTACATCAATGGATCAAG aaTGATGTGTGCTGACATATTAGCTGAAAAAGACGAGGATGCACAATGGACGGTGGCCAAGGCTGTTTTCAACGGTACAGTAACTGGGACGATCCTGATG AGGCAGCTAGTGTTTGCTGACGGGAGCAGCAGTGATATGACGCTGGAGGTGACTCTTCAATCAGCGACTGTGCAAAAC ACGTCTGCAGTGTCCTTGTTCATCACAAACAACCGCATTGGTGCCAACAGCAGCCATTGCAACAACGTAGGGGACGTCTACAACCCCTTCAACATGACATCAATG agctccagctgcacgTTGGACACCCCCCAGAGTTGTGTGGTAGGGGAGGTATCAGTGAGACACGGCCCAGTGAGTCTGACAGAGCGTCAGCTGTACACTGACAGCATCGTCCAGCTCTCTGGAGACAACACAG TTGTCCACAGATCTCTAGTGCTGAGGAATGGCAACGTCACCATCGGGTGTGCTGACATCCTCCCAGAATCCCCTTCAGCCAAGCTGAGCTTTACCAGGGTGCCGAGCTTTAGCAG ATATGACTTTCGTAGGAGGGTTTCAGATGTTCTGCGGCTGAAAATAGCAAGAATCACAATCCTGCCCAACTCTCCTcaatctgcagcaggaggacagtgCCAGGAAGTCAACTTCATGGTCTCTG GGGATGTCAACAAAAACCTTCTGAATTCTGTCAAAACTAGTAAAACGATGGGCAAGTTCAGAGAGTCCTATCAATGCACAA GTGGTGCAGGTCTGCTGCTGGTGTCTAAAGTGTTGCTTTCTGGCCTGATGTTTGCTGCTGCCTCCCTGCTTCAGTACACAACCTACCTATAG
- the si:dkey-246e1.3 gene encoding uncharacterized protein si:dkey-246e1.3 isoform X3, which yields MTTDSFQPNGTVAWGQQDEDGGTQFGSRVFNITLIALSLCVLTITGLYAITVCYSRTRKQEAAKDNSRIYYIYSNPLPVGLKEEEEQRRQKAAQDSEEQAALSLTPSLQEYARDPNSGVTLDPPVFYMQL from the exons ATGACGACAGACAGCTTCCAGCCCAACGGGACCGTAGCGTGGGGACAGCAGGACGAGGACGGAGGCACGCAGTTTG GGTCCAGAGTGTTTAACATCACCCTCATCGCTCTGTCCTTGtgtgtcctcaccatcaccggCCTCTACGCCATCACTGTCTGCTACAGCCGCACCAG gaaacaggaagctgcaaaGGACAACTCCCGGATCTACTACATCTACAGCAACCCGCTGCCCGTGGGGctaaaagaggaagaggagcagaggaggcagaaggcagCCCAGGATTCAGAGGAGCAGGCCGCCCTGTCGCTGACCCCGTCACTTCAAGAGTACGCCAGAGATCCAAACAGTGGCGTCACCCTGGACCCCCCCGTATTTTACATGCAGCTGTAG
- the si:dkey-246e1.3 gene encoding uncharacterized protein si:dkey-246e1.3 isoform X1, translating into MTTDSFQPNGTVAWGQQDEDGGTQFGSRVFNITLIALSLCVLTITGLYAITVCYSRTRQSKRAHMYESAVSQCEPVDPVAVRAVKRSSSFTNPLTFFRKQEAAKDNSRIYYIYSNPLPVGLKEEEEQRRQKAAQDSEEQAALSLTPSLQEYARDPNSGVTLDPPVFYMQL; encoded by the exons ATGACGACAGACAGCTTCCAGCCCAACGGGACCGTAGCGTGGGGACAGCAGGACGAGGACGGAGGCACGCAGTTTG GGTCCAGAGTGTTTAACATCACCCTCATCGCTCTGTCCTTGtgtgtcctcaccatcaccggCCTCTACGCCATCACTGTCTGCTACAGCCGCACCAG GCAGTCAAAAAGAGCCCATATGTATGAGAGTGCAGTGAGCCAGTGTGAGCCCGTGGACCCTGTGGCTGTCAGAGCAGTGAAGAGGTCGAGCAGCTTCACCAACCCTCTCACCTTcttcaggaaacaggaagctgcaaaGGACAACTCCCGGATCTACTACATCTACAGCAACCCGCTGCCCGTGGGGctaaaagaggaagaggagcagaggaggcagaaggcagCCCAGGATTCAGAGGAGCAGGCCGCCCTGTCGCTGACCCCGTCACTTCAAGAGTACGCCAGAGATCCAAACAGTGGCGTCACCCTGGACCCCCCCGTATTTTACATGCAGCTGTAG
- the si:dkey-246e1.3 gene encoding uncharacterized protein si:dkey-246e1.3 isoform X2: MTTDSFQPNGTVAWGQQDEDGGSRVFNITLIALSLCVLTITGLYAITVCYSRTRQSKRAHMYESAVSQCEPVDPVAVRAVKRSSSFTNPLTFFRKQEAAKDNSRIYYIYSNPLPVGLKEEEEQRRQKAAQDSEEQAALSLTPSLQEYARDPNSGVTLDPPVFYMQL; the protein is encoded by the exons ATGACGACAGACAGCTTCCAGCCCAACGGGACCGTAGCGTGGGGACAGCAGGACGAGGACGGAG GGTCCAGAGTGTTTAACATCACCCTCATCGCTCTGTCCTTGtgtgtcctcaccatcaccggCCTCTACGCCATCACTGTCTGCTACAGCCGCACCAG GCAGTCAAAAAGAGCCCATATGTATGAGAGTGCAGTGAGCCAGTGTGAGCCCGTGGACCCTGTGGCTGTCAGAGCAGTGAAGAGGTCGAGCAGCTTCACCAACCCTCTCACCTTcttcaggaaacaggaagctgcaaaGGACAACTCCCGGATCTACTACATCTACAGCAACCCGCTGCCCGTGGGGctaaaagaggaagaggagcagaggaggcagaaggcagCCCAGGATTCAGAGGAGCAGGCCGCCCTGTCGCTGACCCCGTCACTTCAAGAGTACGCCAGAGATCCAAACAGTGGCGTCACCCTGGACCCCCCCGTATTTTACATGCAGCTGTAG
- the xpnpep1 gene encoding xaa-Pro aminopeptidase 1 isoform X2 gives MSPKLTGEILRQLRQAMRNCKYFPEPIQAYIIPSGDAHQSEYIAPCDCRREYICGFNGSAGTAIVTEQHAAMWTDGRYFLQAIQQMDNNWTLMKMGLKETLSQEDWLISVLPENSKVGVDPWIIAADQWKSMSKALTSAGHSLVAVQDNLIDVVWPDRPERPSTQLRTLGSEYAGISWQDKISTLRSKMTERKISWFVATALDEIAWLFNLRGADIEYNPVFFAYAIVGLDTIRLFVDVKRLSDPILREHLQLDSPSKPELSIQTFPYETVYSELQAICAALGPKDKVWICDKASCALTQVIPKAHRTLIPYTPLCLAKSVKNTTEIQGMKMAHIKDAVALCELFAWLEKEIPKGTVTEISAADKAEELRSQQKDFVGLSFPTISSVGPNGAIIHYRPLPETNRTLTQNEVYLIDSGAQYVDGTTDVTRTVHFGTPSAYEKECFTYVLKGHIAVSAAVFPNGTKGHLLDSFARAALWDSGLDYLHGTGHGVGCFLNVHEGPCGISYKTFADEPLEAGMIVSDEPGYYEDGSFGIRIENVVLVIPAKPKYNYRNRGSLTFEPLTLVPIQVKMMNTELLTEKELAWLNDYHRKCREVVGAELDRQGRKEALEWLVRETQPI, from the exons ATGTCTCCAAAGCTCACAGGAGAGATACTCAGGCAGCTTCGCCAAGCAATGAGGAATTGCAAATACTTTCCTGAGCCTATACAAGCCTACATCATCCCTTCTGGAGATGCCCATCAG AGTGAATACATCGCACCGTGTGACTGCAGGCGTGAATACATCTGTGGATTTAATGGCTCTGcag GTACAGCCATTGTCACAGAGCAGCATGCTGCAATGTGGACCGATGGGCGTTATTTCCTCCAGGCAATTCAACAAATGGACAACAACTGGACTCTCATGAAGATGG GACTGAAGGAAACACTCTCTCAAGAGGACTGGCTCATCAGCGTCCTGCCGGAGAACTCCAAAGTGGGAGTAGATCCCTGGATCATTGCTGCTG ATCAGTGGAAGAGCATGTCCAAGGCGCTGACCAGCGCAGGACACTCTCTGGTTGCGGTGCAGGACAACCTGATCGATGTGGTGTGGCCTGACCGCCCAGAAAGGCCCAGCACACAGCTCCGCACCTTGGGATCGGAATATGCTG ggATCTCCTGGCAGGACAAGATCTCCACGCTGCGAAGTAAAATGACAGAGAGGAAAATCAGCTGGTTTGTTGCCACGGCGCTGGACGAGATTGCAT GGCTCTTTAACCTCCGTGGTGCAGACATTGAGTACAACCCAGTTTTCTTTGCGTATGCCATTGTGGGACTCGACACAATAAG ACTTTTTGTGGACGTAAAGCGGCTTTCTGATCCCATTTTACGAGAACATCTGCAGCTGGACTCGCCCAGCAAACCCGAGCTGAGCATCCAAACGTTCCCGTACGAGACAGTCTACTCTGAGCTTCAGGCTATCTGCGCCGCGCTCGGCCCCAAAGACAAAGTGTGGATTTGTGACAAGGCCAGTTGTGCTCTCACACAGGTCATCCCAAAG GCCCACAGGACTCTGATCCCCTACACTCCTCTCTGCCTCGCCAAATCTGTGAAGAACACCACTGAGATTCAAGGAATGAAAATGGCCCAT ATTAAGGATGCAGTTGCGCTCTGCGAACTCTTCGCTTGGTTGGAAAAGGAG ATTCCAAAAGGCACCGTCACTGAGATCTCTGCTGCTGATAAGGCTGAAGAATTACGCAG TCAACAGAAAGACTTTGTCGGTCTGAGTTTCCCAACAATCTCCAGTGTTGGACCAAATGGAGCAATTATTCATTACAG ACCACTACCTGAAACCAACAGAACCCTGACACAGAATGAAGTGTACCTGATTGACTCTGGAGCTCAATATGT AGATGGAACCACAGACGTCACACGCACTGTGCACTTCGGGACACCAAGTGCATATGAGAAG GAATGCTTTACCTACGTACTGAAAGGACACATAGCTGTCAGTGCTGCAGTTTTCCCTAATGGAACAAAAG GCCACCTGTTGGATTCGTTTGCACGTGCTGCCTTGTGGGATTCGGGTCTGGACTACCTTCATGGTACGGGCCACGGCGTGGGCTGCTTCCTCAACGTTCATGAGGGGCCCTGCGGCATCAGCTACAAGACCTTCGCAGATGAGCCTCTGGAGGCCGGCATGATAGTCAGTGATG AACCTGGGTACTATGAAGACGGCTCCTTTGGCATTCGCATTGAAAACGTGGTTCTTGTTATTCCAGCGAAGCCCAAA TACAACTACAGGAACAGAGGGAGTCTGACGTTTGAGCCTCTCACGCTGGTGCCTATTCAAGTCAAGATGATGAACACAGAGCTGCTCACTGAGAAGGAG CTCGCCTGGCTCAACGACTACCACAGGAAGTGCCGCGAGGTGGTTGGAGCGGAGCTGGACAGACagggcaggaaggaggcgctggagtGGCTCGTCAGAGAGACGCAGCCGATCTGA
- the xpnpep1 gene encoding xaa-Pro aminopeptidase 1 isoform X1 codes for MSMASQESDAAMSPKLTGEILRQLRQAMRNCKYFPEPIQAYIIPSGDAHQSEYIAPCDCRREYICGFNGSAGTAIVTEQHAAMWTDGRYFLQAIQQMDNNWTLMKMGLKETLSQEDWLISVLPENSKVGVDPWIIAADQWKSMSKALTSAGHSLVAVQDNLIDVVWPDRPERPSTQLRTLGSEYAGISWQDKISTLRSKMTERKISWFVATALDEIAWLFNLRGADIEYNPVFFAYAIVGLDTIRLFVDVKRLSDPILREHLQLDSPSKPELSIQTFPYETVYSELQAICAALGPKDKVWICDKASCALTQVIPKAHRTLIPYTPLCLAKSVKNTTEIQGMKMAHIKDAVALCELFAWLEKEIPKGTVTEISAADKAEELRSQQKDFVGLSFPTISSVGPNGAIIHYRPLPETNRTLTQNEVYLIDSGAQYVDGTTDVTRTVHFGTPSAYEKECFTYVLKGHIAVSAAVFPNGTKGHLLDSFARAALWDSGLDYLHGTGHGVGCFLNVHEGPCGISYKTFADEPLEAGMIVSDEPGYYEDGSFGIRIENVVLVIPAKPKYNYRNRGSLTFEPLTLVPIQVKMMNTELLTEKELAWLNDYHRKCREVVGAELDRQGRKEALEWLVRETQPI; via the exons ATGAGCATGGCTTCCCAAGAGTCAG ATGCAGCCATGTCTCCAAAGCTCACAGGAGAGATACTCAGGCAGCTTCGCCAAGCAATGAGGAATTGCAAATACTTTCCTGAGCCTATACAAGCCTACATCATCCCTTCTGGAGATGCCCATCAG AGTGAATACATCGCACCGTGTGACTGCAGGCGTGAATACATCTGTGGATTTAATGGCTCTGcag GTACAGCCATTGTCACAGAGCAGCATGCTGCAATGTGGACCGATGGGCGTTATTTCCTCCAGGCAATTCAACAAATGGACAACAACTGGACTCTCATGAAGATGG GACTGAAGGAAACACTCTCTCAAGAGGACTGGCTCATCAGCGTCCTGCCGGAGAACTCCAAAGTGGGAGTAGATCCCTGGATCATTGCTGCTG ATCAGTGGAAGAGCATGTCCAAGGCGCTGACCAGCGCAGGACACTCTCTGGTTGCGGTGCAGGACAACCTGATCGATGTGGTGTGGCCTGACCGCCCAGAAAGGCCCAGCACACAGCTCCGCACCTTGGGATCGGAATATGCTG ggATCTCCTGGCAGGACAAGATCTCCACGCTGCGAAGTAAAATGACAGAGAGGAAAATCAGCTGGTTTGTTGCCACGGCGCTGGACGAGATTGCAT GGCTCTTTAACCTCCGTGGTGCAGACATTGAGTACAACCCAGTTTTCTTTGCGTATGCCATTGTGGGACTCGACACAATAAG ACTTTTTGTGGACGTAAAGCGGCTTTCTGATCCCATTTTACGAGAACATCTGCAGCTGGACTCGCCCAGCAAACCCGAGCTGAGCATCCAAACGTTCCCGTACGAGACAGTCTACTCTGAGCTTCAGGCTATCTGCGCCGCGCTCGGCCCCAAAGACAAAGTGTGGATTTGTGACAAGGCCAGTTGTGCTCTCACACAGGTCATCCCAAAG GCCCACAGGACTCTGATCCCCTACACTCCTCTCTGCCTCGCCAAATCTGTGAAGAACACCACTGAGATTCAAGGAATGAAAATGGCCCAT ATTAAGGATGCAGTTGCGCTCTGCGAACTCTTCGCTTGGTTGGAAAAGGAG ATTCCAAAAGGCACCGTCACTGAGATCTCTGCTGCTGATAAGGCTGAAGAATTACGCAG TCAACAGAAAGACTTTGTCGGTCTGAGTTTCCCAACAATCTCCAGTGTTGGACCAAATGGAGCAATTATTCATTACAG ACCACTACCTGAAACCAACAGAACCCTGACACAGAATGAAGTGTACCTGATTGACTCTGGAGCTCAATATGT AGATGGAACCACAGACGTCACACGCACTGTGCACTTCGGGACACCAAGTGCATATGAGAAG GAATGCTTTACCTACGTACTGAAAGGACACATAGCTGTCAGTGCTGCAGTTTTCCCTAATGGAACAAAAG GCCACCTGTTGGATTCGTTTGCACGTGCTGCCTTGTGGGATTCGGGTCTGGACTACCTTCATGGTACGGGCCACGGCGTGGGCTGCTTCCTCAACGTTCATGAGGGGCCCTGCGGCATCAGCTACAAGACCTTCGCAGATGAGCCTCTGGAGGCCGGCATGATAGTCAGTGATG AACCTGGGTACTATGAAGACGGCTCCTTTGGCATTCGCATTGAAAACGTGGTTCTTGTTATTCCAGCGAAGCCCAAA TACAACTACAGGAACAGAGGGAGTCTGACGTTTGAGCCTCTCACGCTGGTGCCTATTCAAGTCAAGATGATGAACACAGAGCTGCTCACTGAGAAGGAG CTCGCCTGGCTCAACGACTACCACAGGAAGTGCCGCGAGGTGGTTGGAGCGGAGCTGGACAGACagggcaggaaggaggcgctggagtGGCTCGTCAGAGAGACGCAGCCGATCTGA